From a single Mycolicibacterium mengxianglii genomic region:
- a CDS encoding Jag family protein encodes MTEADITDQPLESADVPDTAADDVVEGKTGDLEERLVAEGEIAGDYLEELLDILDFDGDIDLDVEGSRAVVSIDGGDDLVKLVGRKGEVLDALQELTRLAVHQKTGERSRLMLDIASWRRRRREELAALGDKVARRVLESGEREQLAPMTPFERKIVHDAVAAVQGVHSESEGVEPSRRVVILVD; translated from the coding sequence ATGACTGAAGCCGATATCACCGACCAGCCCCTCGAGTCCGCTGACGTGCCGGACACCGCTGCCGACGACGTGGTCGAGGGCAAGACCGGTGACTTGGAGGAGCGCCTGGTTGCCGAAGGCGAAATCGCCGGCGACTACCTCGAGGAGCTTCTCGACATTCTGGACTTCGATGGCGATATAGATCTGGACGTCGAGGGCAGCCGGGCTGTCGTCAGCATCGACGGTGGCGACGACCTCGTGAAGCTGGTCGGCCGCAAGGGTGAAGTGCTCGACGCACTGCAGGAGCTCACTCGGTTGGCTGTCCATCAGAAGACGGGGGAGCGCAGTCGCCTGATGCTCGACATCGCGAGCTGGCGACGCCGCCGCCGCGAGGAGCTCGCTGCGCTGGGTGACAAGGTCGCCCGTCGGGTGCTGGAGTCAGGTGAGCGTGAGCAGCTGGCGCCGATGACGCCCTTCGAGCGCAAAATCGTCCATGATGCGGTGGCCGCAGTGCAAGGTGTACACAGCGAGAGCGAAGGCGTCGAACCGTCTCGCCGCGTCGTCATCCTGGTTGACTGA